The Cygnus atratus isolate AKBS03 ecotype Queensland, Australia chromosome 2, CAtr_DNAZoo_HiC_assembly, whole genome shotgun sequence genome window below encodes:
- the HEPACAM2 gene encoding HEPACAM family member 2: MLSWSPLANLFCDLQCKVYFLLVGICSALKLTVPSHTIHGIEGQPLQLTVDYNFNTTACEIQIIWLFERPQSNPKYLLGSVNQTVVPDLEYQHKFTLMPPNASLMINPLRISDEGNYIVKVNVRGNVTIAASEKIQVAVDVPVTQPIVQTEPSSGVVEYVGNITLKCTVGKGTRVVYQWMKNGKLLRAGPNYIFSSNNATLLIVPVVKEDIGNYSCLVSNPVSAMESEQIAPTIYYGPYGLRVKSDKGLNVGAVFTVDIGEAILFDCSADSNPPNTYSWIQRDDNTTQVIKYGPHLEVVSDKVSQKTIDYMCRAFNNVTGKRDETHFTVIITSAGLEKLAHKGKSLSSLAVITGISLFLILIMVFLFIWKRYQPHKVIRQKLQSRPEADYRKAQTFSGHESALDDFGIYEFVAIPDHASGSRVSSHSVPGSATVPGQDMLSTVYEVIQHIPEQQQQHDHQQ; encoded by the exons gTATTTGTTCTGCCTTGAAGCTGACAGTACCATCTCATACAATCCATGGTATTGAGGGGCAACCTCTCCAGCTTACTGTTGACTACAATTTCAACACTACAGCTTGTGAAATCCAAATAATTTGGCTGTTTGAGAGGCCTCAAAGTAATCCAAAATACTTGCTTGGCTCTGTAAACCAGACGGTAGTACCAGACTTGGAATATCAGCACAAGTTTACCCTCATGCCACCTAATGCGTCTTTGATGATCAATCCGTTACGTATCAGTGATGAGGGCAACTATATTGTAAAAGTCAATGTCCGTGGAAATGTAACAATAGCTGCCAGTGAAAAGATTCAAGTAGCTGTTGATG TTCCTGTCACGCAACCAATTGTACAGACTGAGCCATCTTCTGGGGTAGTGGAGTACGTGGGGAATATCACATTAAAATGTACCGTGGGAAAAGGCACAAGGGTAGTTTACCAGTGGATGAAAAATGGCAAGCTTCTCCGTGCTGGCCCTAACTATATCTTTTCATCAAACAATGCTACACTTCTAATTGTTCCTGTTGTAAAAGAGGACATTGGGAATTACAGCTGTTTGGTATCCAACCCTGTCAGTGCAATGGAAAGTGAGCAAATTGCACCAACCATATATT ATGGACCTTATGGACTCAGAGTTAAGTCAGACAAAGGTCTGAATGTAGGGGCAGTGTTCACAGTTGACATAGGGGAAGCTATACTGTTTGACTGCTCAGCAGACTCAAATCCACCAAATACTTACTCATGGATTCAAAGGGATGACAACACTACTCAGGTAATCAAATACGGACCCCACCTGGAAGTGGTATCTGATAAAGTGTCCCAGAAGACAATAGATTATATGTGCCGTGCTTTCAACAACGTGACTGGAAAACGAGATGAAACTCACTTCACAGTGATCATTACTTCTGCAG GATTGGAAAAGCTGGCCCACAAAGGAAAATCTTTGTCATCTCTTGCAGTAATAACtggaatttcattatttttgatcCTAATTATGGTCTTTCTGTTCATATGGAAAAGGTATCAGCCACATAAAG tGATACGacagaagctgcagagcag GCCAGAGGCTGATTACAGAAAGGCACAGACATTTTCAG GACATGAAAGTGCGTTGGATGATTTTGGGATCTATGAATTTGTTGCTATTCCTGATCATGCCAGTGGTTCTAGG GTTTCAAGTCACTCTGTTCCTGGCTCTGCCACTGTCCCAGGCCAGGATATGCTTAGTACAGTTTATGAAGTTATTCAGCATATtcccgagcagcagcagcagcatgaccATCAACAGTAA